The following proteins come from a genomic window of Triticum aestivum cultivar Chinese Spring chromosome 6A, IWGSC CS RefSeq v2.1, whole genome shotgun sequence:
- the LOC123128447 gene encoding pentatricopeptide repeat-containing protein At1g73400, mitochondrial: protein MISPNLPLRLRHLRRLLAAAPCSSPAAAYYSRASSPPLSRAQAPPPPPRRHLPDLPARRFSSGHVLLPTNLQEEHVASLSDRIYDAVTETEEGSNEGTEAALDALGAELTTPLVADVMHRLRYEEKLAFRFFAWASQQDNYEHEHRTYNDMIDILSGTRYKSRQFGVLCDVLDHMKRHGTRSVPVEDLLGILRAYTEKHLTNLRKLAKKRRVRMRTPPETDALNILLDAFCKCGMVREAETVFGRMKKKLQGNAETYSILFFGWCRARDPKKAMKVLEEMIEMKHTPENFTYIAAIDSFCSSGLISEARELFEFMRAEGSKISSPTAKVYAIMIVALAKADRMDECFELISDMIKRGCMPDVSTFKDLIEGMCLVDRLDAAYCILEEMGKAGFPPDIVTYNCFLEVLCSLQKADDALKLAERMIEAHCEPSVHTYNMLMEMFFGMREPHRALDIRTEMDKRGCRRAVDTYEIMIDGLFDCGRTEDATTLLDEVINHDMKLSYKKFDSIMLQLSAVGNLGAIHRLSEHMRKFYNVAMSRRFSITQKKKSIGIRRR, encoded by the coding sequence ATGATATCCCCCAACCTCCCCCTCCGgctccgccacctccgccgccttcTCGCCGCCGCGCCCTGTTCCTCCCCCGCCGCCGCATACTACTCGCGCGCATCCTCCCCGCCGTTAAGCCGCGCTCaggccccgcccccgcccccgcggcGCCATCTCCCGGACCTCCCGGCGCGACGGTTCTCCTCCGGGCACGTCCTCCTCCCCACCAACCTCCAGGAGGAGCACGTCGCGTCTCTGTCCGATAGGATCTACGACGCGGTGACGGAGACAGAGGAGGGCTCCAACGAGGGCACGGAGGCCGCCCTCGACGCGCTGGGCGCCGAGCTGACCACCCCGCTCGTGGCCGACGTGATGCACCGCCTGCGCTACGAGGAGAAGCTGGCCTTCCGCTTCTTCGCCTGGGCCTCCCAGCAGGACAACTACGAGCACGAGCACCGGACGTACAACGACATGATCGACATCCTCTCCGGCACGCGGTACAAGTCCCGCCAGTTCGGCGTCCTCTGCGACGTGCTCGACCACATGAAGCGCCACGGCACGAGGTCGGTGCCGGTCGAGGACCTGCTAGGCATCCTGCGCGCCTACACCGAGAAGCACCTCACCAACCTCAGGAAGCTGGCCAAGAAGCGGCGGGTGCGGATGCGCACGCCGCCGGAGACCGACGCGCTCAACATCCTCCTGGACGCCTTCTGCAAGTGCGGGATGGTCAGGGAGGCGGAGACGGTGTTTGGTCGTATGAAGAAGAAGCTGCAGGGAAATGCCGAGACCTACAGCATCCTGTTCTTTGGGTGGTGCCGCGCCAGGGACCCCAAGAAGGCCATGAAGGTGCTCGAGGAAATGATTGAGATGAAGCACACCCCGGAGAACTTCACGTACATTGCTGCTATTGACTCGTTCTGCAGCTCTGGTTTGATCTCGGAGGCAAGAGAGTTGTTTGAGTTCATGAGGGCCGAGGGGTCGAAGATATCCTCTCCCACAGCTAAGGTATATGCTATTATGATTGTTGCGCTAGCCAAAGCTGATCGGATGGATGAGTGCTTTGAGCTGATTTCGGATATGATTAAACGTGGCTGCATGCCTGATGTATCAACCTTTAAAGATTTGATTGAAGGCATGTGCTTGGTGGATAGACTTGATGCTGCCTACTGCATTTTGGAGGAGATGGGGAAGGCTGGGTTTCCTCCTGACATTGTCACTTACAATTGCTTTCTTGAGGTGCTTTGTAGTCTTCAGAAGGCTGATGATGCGCTCAAACTCGCCGAGAGGATGATAGAAGCACACTGTGAGCCCAGTGTTCATACTTACAATATGCTGATGGAGATGTTTTTTGGTATGAGAGAGCCACACAGGGCACTCGATATTCGGACTGAAATGGACAAGAGAGGATGTCGACGTGCTGTTGATACCTATGAAATAATGATTGATGGGCTGTTTGATTGTGGAAGAACAGAAGACGCTACCACTCTTCTAGATGAAGTAATAAACCATGACATGAAACTGTCGTACAAGAAGTTCGATTCTATCATGCTGCAGTTGTCAGCTGTTGGCAACCTTGGCGCAATACATCGGCTTTCAGAGCATATGAGAAAATTTTACAATGTTGCAATGTCAAGACGTTTTTCGATCACACAGAAGAAGAAGAGCATTGGTATTAGACGGAGATGA